From one Nonomuraea polychroma genomic stretch:
- a CDS encoding acyl-CoA dehydrogenase family protein, translating to MIAPTALFAVDTLLTDEEREIRKTVRKVCDREIRPHITGWFESGELPARELARALGEVGVLGMHLEGYGCAGLGAVAYGMACLELEAADSGLRSLVSVQGSLAMYAIWEYGSEEQKQQWLPAMAAGERIGCFGLTEPDFGSDPAGMRTTAKREGGDWVLNGTKMWITNGSVADVAVVWARTDEGIRGFLVPAGTPGLTANDVKHKVSLRASVTSELVLDGVRLPEEAMLPGARGLSGPLGCLNEARFGIVFGAMGAALDCLETAIAYAGDREVFAKPLSAYQLTQEKLADMALELGKGLLLAVHLGRLKEAGTLTPEQVSAGKLNNVREALEIARTCRTLLGASGITLEYPVIRHAVNLESVLTYEGTSEIHTLVLGKALTGIPAFH from the coding sequence ATGATCGCCCCGACCGCGCTGTTCGCCGTCGACACGCTGCTCACCGATGAGGAACGCGAGATCAGGAAGACGGTCAGGAAGGTGTGCGACCGGGAGATCCGGCCGCACATCACCGGCTGGTTCGAGAGCGGGGAGCTGCCGGCCCGCGAGCTGGCCCGCGCTCTTGGCGAGGTCGGCGTGCTCGGCATGCACCTGGAGGGGTACGGCTGCGCCGGCCTCGGCGCGGTCGCGTACGGGATGGCCTGCCTGGAGCTGGAGGCCGCCGACTCGGGCCTGCGCAGCCTGGTGTCGGTGCAGGGCTCGCTGGCCATGTACGCGATCTGGGAATACGGCAGCGAGGAGCAGAAGCAGCAGTGGCTGCCGGCGATGGCGGCCGGCGAGCGCATCGGCTGCTTCGGCCTGACCGAGCCGGACTTCGGCTCCGACCCTGCGGGGATGCGGACCACGGCCAAGCGCGAGGGCGGCGACTGGGTGCTCAACGGCACCAAGATGTGGATCACCAATGGCTCGGTCGCGGACGTGGCCGTGGTCTGGGCCCGCACGGATGAGGGGATCAGAGGCTTCCTGGTCCCGGCGGGCACGCCCGGCCTCACCGCCAACGACGTCAAGCACAAGGTGTCGCTGCGCGCGAGCGTCACGAGCGAGCTGGTGCTGGACGGGGTACGGCTGCCGGAAGAGGCCATGCTGCCGGGCGCGCGCGGCCTGTCCGGCCCGCTGGGCTGCCTGAACGAGGCCAGGTTCGGGATCGTGTTCGGCGCGATGGGGGCGGCGCTCGACTGCCTGGAGACGGCCATCGCGTACGCCGGCGACCGCGAGGTGTTCGCCAAGCCGCTGTCGGCGTACCAGCTCACCCAGGAGAAGCTCGCCGACATGGCGCTGGAGCTGGGCAAGGGCCTGCTGCTCGCGGTGCACCTCGGGCGGCTGAAGGAGGCGGGCACGCTCACGCCCGAGCAGGTGAGCGCCGGCAAGCTGAACAACGTGCGCGAGGCCCTGGAGATCGCCAGGACGTGCCGGACGCTGCTCGGGGCGAGCGGCATCACCCTCGAATACCCGGTGATCAGGCACGCCGTGAACCTCGAGTCGGTCCTGACCTACGAGGGCACCTCGGAGATCCACACGCTGGTCCTGGGCAAGGCGCTGACCGGGATCCCCGCCTTCCACTGA
- a CDS encoding carboxylesterase/lipase family protein: protein MRLIPAVTILLLTTALAAPAAADARSPALVRTDKGVVKGEVLQDHRAFRGIPYAEPPVGELRWKAPRPARSWAGVRDATAPAAQCAQPATPYGGQASYGEDCLYLNVSAPRHGTRLPVMVWVHGGGNTTGSSALYDLSKLVVEGDVVVVSVNYRLGVLGWLAHPALEAGERYQAGNYGLLDQQAALRWVRRNIAGFGGDPGNVTVFGESAGSADICALLASPTAAGLFHKAIGQSYSCAYPTRTEAGAEASAVTFAQQVGCAADAVACLRALPVKTLVDAFQDPNPYAVAGGDQVLPAQPHEAIASGRFNRVPVMHGNNLDEMRLFVTDPISEAEYAAYVRQTFGAAADAILARYPAASYPDPRTALATVLTDFGGPLATCGHQDALRLFARAGVPTYGYQFADRTAPPLIDVPGFEEGAAHAAELPYLFPGLFGGPLNAEQERLSDAMVAYWTSFARDGRPHAATRAPRWPRFRTSGDVLSLAPGAGGIRPVDTAVPSNCAFWASLPISRR from the coding sequence GTGCGCCTCATTCCCGCCGTGACGATTCTGCTCCTCACCACCGCCCTGGCGGCCCCGGCCGCGGCCGACGCCCGCTCCCCGGCGCTGGTGCGTACCGACAAGGGCGTGGTCAAGGGGGAGGTGCTGCAGGACCACCGGGCGTTCCGCGGCATCCCGTACGCCGAGCCGCCGGTCGGCGAGCTGCGCTGGAAGGCGCCGCGGCCGGCCCGCTCGTGGGCGGGCGTCCGGGACGCGACGGCCCCCGCCGCCCAGTGCGCGCAGCCCGCCACCCCGTACGGAGGTCAGGCCTCGTACGGCGAGGACTGCCTCTACCTCAACGTCAGCGCCCCCCGGCACGGCACGCGGCTGCCGGTCATGGTCTGGGTGCACGGCGGCGGCAACACCACGGGCAGCAGCGCGCTCTACGACCTGTCCAAGCTGGTCGTAGAGGGCGACGTGGTGGTGGTGTCGGTCAACTACCGGCTCGGCGTGCTCGGCTGGCTGGCGCATCCGGCGCTGGAGGCCGGCGAGCGCTACCAGGCCGGCAACTACGGGCTGCTCGACCAGCAGGCGGCGCTGCGGTGGGTGCGGCGCAACATCGCGGGGTTCGGCGGCGACCCGGGCAACGTGACGGTGTTCGGCGAGTCGGCCGGTTCGGCCGACATCTGCGCCCTGCTGGCGTCCCCGACCGCGGCCGGGCTCTTCCACAAGGCCATCGGCCAGAGCTACAGCTGCGCCTACCCGACCCGTACGGAGGCCGGCGCGGAGGCGAGCGCGGTCACGTTCGCACAGCAAGTGGGATGCGCGGCCGACGCCGTCGCGTGTTTGCGGGCGCTGCCGGTCAAGACCCTGGTGGACGCCTTCCAGGACCCGAACCCCTACGCGGTCGCGGGAGGCGATCAGGTGCTGCCCGCGCAGCCGCACGAGGCGATCGCGAGCGGGCGGTTCAACCGCGTTCCTGTGATGCACGGCAACAACCTGGACGAGATGCGCCTGTTCGTCACCGACCCGATCAGCGAGGCGGAGTACGCGGCGTACGTGCGCCAGACGTTCGGTGCGGCCGCCGACGCGATCCTGGCCCGCTACCCGGCGGCGAGCTACCCCGACCCGCGCACCGCCCTGGCGACCGTGCTGACCGACTTCGGCGGGCCGCTGGCGACCTGCGGGCACCAGGACGCGCTCCGGCTGTTCGCGCGGGCCGGGGTGCCGACGTACGGCTACCAGTTCGCCGACAGGACCGCGCCGCCGCTGATCGACGTGCCCGGTTTCGAGGAGGGCGCCGCGCACGCGGCGGAGCTGCCGTACCTGTTCCCCGGCCTGTTCGGAGGGCCGCTGAACGCGGAGCAGGAGCGGCTGTCGGACGCCATGGTGGCCTACTGGACGTCGTTCGCCAGAGACGGCCGGCCCCATGCCGCCACCCGGGCCCCGCGCTGGCCACGGTTCCGCACGTCCGGCGACGTGCTCAGCCTGGCGCCCGGCGCCGGCGGCATCCGGCCGGTCGACACGGCCGTGCCGAGCAACTGCGCCTTCTGGGCGTCCCTGCCCATCAGCCGGCGGTAG
- the selA gene encoding L-seryl-tRNA(Sec) selenium transferase produces the protein MKDDPRRRIPRTDTVLADPRVAEAVRGAGRAVAKAAVVAAQQRAREGLIAPEDVVAATVSALAAGPRRVINATGVLVHTNLGRAPLSQAAVEAMSAAAGCTDVEFDLVTGERARRGRAAMAALAAAVPDAEDVHVVNNNAAALVLAATALAAGREVVISRGEMVEIGDGFRLPDLLESTGARLREVGTTNRTNARDYADAIGDETGFVLKVHPSNFRVEGFTAAASVAELSALPVPVVVDVGSGLLAPDPLVPDEPDVSTALRDGAALVTASGDKLLGGPQAGLILGRADLVQRLRRHPLARALRVDKLTLAALEATLRSEPPVRLALHTDIDRLRRRAHRLAALIGAGGPDGNAPVECEVVESVAVVGGGGAPGCELPSVALALPVRLALPLRLGDPAVVGRVAGGRLLLDLRSVSPDLDDELAEAVRACT, from the coding sequence ATGAAGGATGATCCCCGTCGCCGGATTCCGCGTACCGACACCGTCCTGGCCGACCCCCGGGTGGCCGAGGCGGTCAGAGGCGCGGGCCGGGCCGTGGCCAAGGCCGCGGTCGTCGCCGCGCAGCAGCGGGCCAGGGAGGGGCTGATCGCGCCCGAGGACGTCGTGGCGGCCACCGTGTCCGCCCTGGCCGCCGGCCCTCGCCGGGTGATCAATGCCACGGGCGTCCTCGTCCACACCAACCTGGGCCGCGCGCCGCTCTCGCAGGCCGCCGTCGAGGCGATGAGCGCGGCCGCCGGATGTACGGACGTGGAGTTCGACCTGGTGACGGGGGAGCGCGCGCGGCGCGGGCGGGCGGCGATGGCCGCGCTGGCGGCGGCGGTTCCGGACGCGGAGGACGTCCACGTCGTCAACAACAACGCGGCGGCGCTGGTGCTGGCGGCGACCGCGCTGGCGGCCGGGCGGGAGGTCGTCATCAGCCGCGGCGAGATGGTGGAGATCGGGGACGGCTTCCGCCTCCCCGACCTGCTGGAATCCACCGGCGCGAGGCTGCGCGAGGTGGGCACCACCAACCGCACCAACGCCCGCGACTACGCCGACGCCATCGGCGACGAGACCGGGTTCGTGCTCAAGGTCCATCCGTCCAACTTCCGCGTCGAGGGTTTCACCGCCGCGGCCTCGGTCGCCGAGCTGAGTGCGCTGCCGGTGCCTGTGGTGGTCGACGTCGGCTCGGGTCTGCTCGCGCCGGATCCGCTGGTGCCGGACGAGCCGGACGTGAGCACGGCGCTGCGCGACGGCGCCGCCTTGGTGACGGCAAGCGGCGACAAGCTCCTCGGCGGGCCGCAGGCCGGGCTGATCCTGGGCCGCGCCGACCTGGTGCAGCGCCTGCGCCGCCATCCCCTCGCTCGCGCCTTACGCGTGGACAAGCTGACCCTGGCCGCCCTGGAGGCGACGCTCCGCTCGGAACCACCGGTACGGCTCGCGCTCCACACCGACATCGACCGGTTACGCCGCCGCGCCCACCGCCTGGCCGCCCTCATCGGTGCCGGCGGGCCGGATGGCAACGCCCCGGTGGAGTGTGAGGTGGTCGAGAGCGTGGCCGTCGTGGGCGGTGGGGGAGCGCCAGGCTGCGAGTTGCCGAGTGTGGCGCTCGCCCTGCCCGTACGGCTGGCGCTCCCGCTCCGCTTGGGCGACCCCGCCGTGGTCGGCCGGGTGGCAGGCGGACGGCTCCTCCTCGACCTGCGCTCCGTATCGCCCGACCTGGACGACGAGCTGGCGGAGGCGGTGCGAGCATGTACGTGA
- a CDS encoding lytic polysaccharide monooxygenase auxiliary activity family 9 protein, with protein sequence MPQVAHNRWALRALAVLMSMAMIFAVPLADTASAHGSVTDPASRNYGCWLRWGNDFQNPTMQQRDPMCWQAWQDNTNAMWNWNGLYRDNVGGNHQAVIPDGQLCSAGQTQGGRYRSMDTPGAWTMANLPSTFNIRLTDQARHGADYIRVYITRQGYNALTTPLGWGHLELVRETGRYAASDTYMINGLSKGSRTGRHVIYTIWKASHMDQTYYFCSDVNFT encoded by the coding sequence ATGCCCCAAGTCGCACACAACCGCTGGGCGCTGCGCGCCCTGGCCGTGCTGATGTCCATGGCGATGATCTTCGCCGTCCCCCTCGCCGACACCGCGTCGGCGCACGGGTCGGTCACCGACCCGGCCTCCCGCAACTACGGATGCTGGCTGCGCTGGGGCAACGACTTCCAGAACCCCACCATGCAGCAGCGGGACCCGATGTGCTGGCAGGCGTGGCAGGACAACACCAACGCCATGTGGAACTGGAACGGGCTCTACCGGGACAACGTCGGCGGCAACCACCAGGCCGTCATTCCTGACGGGCAACTGTGCAGCGCCGGCCAGACGCAGGGCGGCCGCTACCGCTCGATGGACACGCCGGGGGCGTGGACGATGGCGAACCTCCCCAGCACGTTCAACATCCGCCTGACCGACCAGGCCAGGCACGGCGCCGACTACATCAGGGTCTACATCACCCGCCAGGGCTACAACGCGCTCACCACGCCCCTCGGGTGGGGTCACCTGGAGCTGGTCCGCGAGACCGGCAGGTACGCCGCCAGCGACACGTACATGATCAACGGGCTGAGCAAGGGGTCGCGCACCGGCCGCCACGTGATCTACACGATCTGGAAGGCCTCGCACATGGACCAGACCTACTACTTCTGCAGCGACGTCAACTTCACCTGA
- a CDS encoding alpha/beta hydrolase, translating into MTSVTRAALVIVAVLLLLLGLLWLFQRQLIYLPDRSPVPQAGKVIPGARDVSLTTSDGLRLNAWYVPGDRDVTVLIAGGNAGNRLHRAPLARALAAYGLPVLLMDYRGYGGNPGTPTEEGLHLDALAARAFLGDGRVVYFGESLGAGVVTRLALEHPPDGLVLRSPFTDLAAAGQANYPFLPVRLLLRDRFPVAEQIAAVRAPTVVVYGTRDTIVPARLSRAVAQAAGGRVTTVELAGAGHNDLSMLTGDELIDAVVRLTDGI; encoded by the coding sequence GTGACGTCAGTGACGCGGGCCGCTCTCGTGATCGTCGCGGTGCTGCTTCTGCTGCTCGGGCTGCTGTGGTTGTTCCAACGGCAGCTCATCTACCTGCCTGACCGATCGCCTGTGCCACAAGCGGGGAAGGTCATCCCGGGCGCGCGGGACGTCTCGCTGACCACGAGCGACGGCCTGCGGCTCAACGCCTGGTACGTGCCCGGGGACCGCGACGTGACCGTGCTCATCGCGGGCGGGAACGCGGGCAACAGGCTGCACCGCGCTCCGCTGGCCAGGGCGCTGGCGGCGTACGGGCTGCCGGTGCTGCTGATGGACTACCGCGGCTACGGCGGCAACCCGGGCACGCCCACCGAGGAGGGGCTGCACCTCGACGCCCTCGCCGCCCGCGCGTTCCTCGGGGACGGGCGGGTCGTCTACTTCGGCGAGAGCCTGGGCGCGGGGGTGGTGACCCGGCTGGCGCTGGAGCACCCGCCGGACGGGCTGGTGTTGCGCTCGCCGTTCACCGATCTGGCGGCGGCGGGGCAGGCCAACTACCCGTTCCTGCCGGTACGGCTGCTGCTGCGCGATCGCTTCCCGGTGGCGGAGCAGATCGCCGCCGTACGGGCGCCCACGGTGGTCGTGTACGGCACCCGCGACACGATCGTGCCGGCCCGGCTGAGCCGGGCGGTCGCCCAGGCCGCCGGGGGCCGGGTGACGACCGTGGAGCTGGCCGGGGCGGGGCACAACGACCTGTCCATGCTGACCGGCGACGAGCTCATTGACGCCGTGGTGCGGTTGACCGACGGGATCTAG
- a CDS encoding CaiB/BaiF CoA transferase family protein, which produces MSAALSGLLVADFSRVLAGPYATMLLADLGAEVVKVERPGSGDDTRAWGPPYGPAGEATYFLGVNRNKRSIALDLRADVDVARALAARADVLVENFRPGTMDRLGLGYDALRELNPGLIHCSITGFGSGAGAGLPGYDLIAQAVGGLMSVTGEPDGPGTKAGVALVDVITGLHAALGILAALRHRDRTGEGQRIEVSLLSSLLSALTNHASAYAAAGVVPRAMGNRHPSIVPYEVFETADRPLVIAAGNDRLFQALCETLGRQDLTQDPRYATNAGRVAAREELVAELNAALRERPADEWFELLTAAGVPCGPINDLAAAFALADELGLEPAVELGGVGQVANPIRLSATPPSYRRPPPALGQDDAWVREILGP; this is translated from the coding sequence ATGAGTGCGGCTCTGTCCGGGTTGCTGGTGGCCGACTTCAGCCGGGTGCTGGCCGGGCCGTACGCCACCATGCTGCTGGCCGACCTCGGGGCCGAGGTGGTCAAGGTGGAGCGGCCCGGGTCCGGGGACGACACGCGCGCGTGGGGGCCGCCGTACGGGCCCGCGGGCGAGGCCACGTACTTTCTCGGCGTCAACAGGAACAAACGCTCGATCGCGCTCGACCTGCGGGCCGACGTGGACGTCGCGCGGGCCCTGGCGGCCCGCGCGGACGTGCTCGTGGAGAACTTCCGGCCGGGGACGATGGACCGGCTGGGGCTCGGGTACGACGCGCTCCGGGAGCTGAACCCGGGGCTGATCCACTGCTCGATCACCGGGTTCGGGTCGGGGGCCGGGGCCGGGCTGCCCGGATACGACCTGATCGCGCAGGCGGTGGGCGGGCTCATGAGCGTCACCGGCGAGCCGGACGGGCCCGGGACGAAGGCGGGCGTGGCGCTGGTGGACGTGATCACCGGCCTGCACGCCGCGCTCGGCATCCTGGCCGCGCTCCGGCACCGCGACCGGACCGGCGAGGGCCAGCGCATCGAGGTCTCACTCCTGTCCTCGCTGCTCTCGGCGCTGACCAACCACGCCTCCGCCTACGCCGCCGCCGGTGTGGTGCCGCGGGCCATGGGCAACCGGCATCCGAGCATCGTCCCGTACGAGGTGTTCGAGACCGCCGACCGGCCGCTGGTGATCGCGGCCGGCAACGACCGGCTGTTCCAGGCCCTCTGCGAGACGCTGGGCCGCCAGGACCTCACGCAGGACCCCCGCTACGCCACCAACGCGGGCCGGGTCGCCGCCCGCGAGGAGCTGGTCGCCGAGCTGAACGCCGCCCTCAGGGAACGCCCGGCCGACGAGTGGTTCGAGCTGCTCACCGCCGCCGGGGTGCCCTGCGGTCCGATCAACGACCTGGCCGCCGCCTTCGCCCTCGCCGACGAGCTCGGACTGGAGCCGGCCGTGGAGCTCGGCGGCGTGGGCCAGGTCGCCAACCCGATCCGCCTCAGCGCCACCCCGCCCTCCTACCGGCGTCCGCCCCCGGCGCTCGGGCAGGACGACGCGTGGGTTCGTGAGATATTGGGGCCGTGA
- a CDS encoding phospholipase D-like domain-containing protein: MIHARHVPVHADHGRLTTAALAGGSPAAAAATCADAAARPVTTSAVFSEPVGGDPVAIWRELCGMVRQAPAEARIQIAHFVMSGAAGTEFADELIKAHRRDVDVRVILDGDTRGVSSATRKRLARGTSRTTTAPAATSAEPNTRSRSG; encoded by the coding sequence GTGATCCATGCCCGGCACGTTCCTGTCCACGCTGACCACGGGCGCCTGACCACGGCGGCGCTCGCCGGCGGCAGCCCGGCCGCGGCCGCCGCCACGTGCGCGGACGCCGCGGCGAGGCCAGTGACGACGAGCGCGGTGTTCAGCGAGCCGGTGGGCGGCGACCCGGTCGCCATCTGGCGCGAACTGTGCGGCATGGTACGGCAGGCGCCTGCGGAGGCCCGCATCCAGATCGCCCATTTCGTCATGTCGGGCGCGGCGGGCACGGAGTTCGCCGACGAGCTGATCAAGGCGCACCGCCGCGACGTGGACGTGCGGGTCATCCTGGACGGCGACACGCGCGGCGTCAGCTCGGCTACGAGGAAGCGGCTCGCGAGAGGTACCTCGAGGACGACTACGGCTCCGGCAGCTACCAGCGCGGAGCCGAATACCAGGAGCAGAAGCGGCTGA
- a CDS encoding GntR family transcriptional regulator, producing MSPDEARRRPPTAQQFVLGELRRAITTGRLRPGTPIRQDALAEELQVSRVPLREALKTLEGEGLVTYKAHKGYCVATLSLDDLREVYRIRELLEEEAVRRAVDRLTDADLDRLEAAQDEVERAAAAGDVLAMATANRLFHMTVFECAGMPRLARLIRTLWDTTDAYRSMYYGDAGNRERVIKEHRATLDALRRRAADEAVATLDVHRAHAVAELESLLGHAS from the coding sequence GTGAGTCCGGACGAGGCACGACGCAGGCCGCCGACGGCCCAGCAGTTCGTGCTGGGCGAGCTGCGCCGTGCCATCACGACCGGCCGCCTGCGTCCCGGCACCCCCATCCGGCAGGACGCGCTGGCCGAGGAGCTCCAGGTCAGCCGCGTCCCCCTGCGCGAGGCGCTCAAGACGCTGGAGGGCGAGGGCCTGGTGACGTACAAAGCCCACAAGGGCTACTGCGTCGCCACGCTTTCGCTCGACGACCTGCGCGAGGTCTACCGCATCCGCGAGCTGCTGGAAGAGGAGGCCGTGCGGCGGGCCGTCGATCGTCTCACCGACGCCGACCTCGACCGGCTGGAAGCGGCCCAGGACGAGGTCGAGCGGGCCGCGGCGGCGGGGGACGTCCTCGCCATGGCCACCGCCAACCGGCTGTTCCACATGACGGTGTTCGAGTGCGCGGGCATGCCGCGGCTGGCCCGGCTGATCAGGACGCTCTGGGACACGACGGACGCGTACCGGTCGATGTACTACGGGGACGCCGGCAACCGGGAGCGGGTGATCAAGGAACACCGCGCGACCCTGGACGCCCTGCGCCGCCGCGCCGCCGACGAGGCCGTCGCCACGCTCGACGTGCACCGCGCCCACGCGGTGGCCGAGCTGGAGTCCCTGCTCGGCCACGCCTCCTGA
- a CDS encoding C45 family autoproteolytic acyltransferase/hydolase — MGCTRSLPTGATPDSSSKSNSAQPAPASLGRKSSPDVLVVFSGAHGYVSPTVYATDPAVPTWDFAAVHVTGRVGLIDDTLEVVERTVAALESLRSPSRAPTAASRDRFAALLPRVVAFRVHVHTEKSMFKLSQDFDAERYARPRLARGREPQARRPDGWFMTFPSFTSTQIDPRARGKELGTHRQEAIVANLAGYSDLFAVAGATAAQVRAWGEQALDRAADWAPHLAEEIAGIASGAGLEPWQVAMINARTEILAAVDAVGEGECSTSVVLPGPRTVQTWDWHDHLRDAPMLWELESSPGHVVRTFTEAGAVAKIGVNTAGLGIHFNILRHESDSADLGVPVHLIARRILEDAATVEDAIAVARSAPVSASTVITAVTSDDAASIEISPAGIGVIGPERGVLQHCNHFLDADLAAGERHATDRPSTYLRLQHLEANTEGLSSDDHTTRALAMLSHGPGAPVCAHPDLTQPINQRWETVATIALDVPAGRLRVHKGGPCQVTEETWQTF; from the coding sequence ATGGGGTGCACACGTTCCCTCCCCACCGGCGCCACACCCGACAGCAGCTCGAAGAGCAACTCGGCGCAACCGGCCCCGGCCTCCTTGGGGCGCAAGTCCTCGCCCGACGTGCTCGTGGTGTTCTCCGGGGCGCACGGCTACGTCTCGCCCACCGTGTACGCTACCGACCCGGCCGTCCCCACCTGGGACTTCGCGGCCGTGCACGTGACCGGCCGGGTGGGGCTGATCGACGACACGCTGGAGGTGGTGGAGCGGACGGTCGCGGCGCTGGAGTCGCTCCGCTCGCCTTCCCGGGCGCCGACCGCGGCGTCACGGGACAGGTTCGCCGCGCTGCTGCCACGGGTAGTGGCTTTTCGGGTGCATGTGCATACCGAGAAGAGCATGTTCAAGCTGAGCCAGGACTTCGACGCCGAGCGGTACGCGCGTCCGCGCCTCGCTCGCGGCCGAGAACCCCAGGCTCGCCGACCTGATGGGTGGTTCATGACTTTCCCCAGCTTCACGTCCACGCAGATCGATCCCCGCGCCCGCGGAAAGGAGCTCGGCACGCATCGGCAAGAGGCGATCGTCGCCAACCTCGCCGGCTACTCCGACCTTTTCGCCGTCGCGGGCGCCACCGCCGCGCAGGTCCGGGCATGGGGCGAGCAGGCGCTCGACCGCGCCGCCGACTGGGCGCCCCACTTGGCCGAGGAGATCGCCGGGATCGCGTCCGGCGCCGGGCTGGAGCCGTGGCAGGTGGCCATGATCAACGCTCGCACCGAGATCCTGGCCGCCGTCGACGCGGTCGGTGAGGGGGAGTGCTCCACGTCCGTCGTGCTGCCGGGGCCGCGTACGGTGCAGACCTGGGACTGGCACGACCACCTGCGTGACGCGCCCATGTTGTGGGAGCTGGAGAGCAGTCCCGGGCACGTGGTGCGCACGTTCACGGAGGCCGGGGCGGTGGCCAAGATCGGGGTCAACACGGCGGGCCTCGGCATCCACTTCAACATCCTGCGCCACGAGTCCGACTCCGCCGACCTCGGCGTCCCGGTGCACCTGATCGCCCGCAGGATCCTGGAGGACGCCGCCACCGTCGAGGACGCCATCGCCGTCGCCCGGTCCGCCCCGGTCTCCGCCTCCACCGTCATCACCGCCGTGACCTCGGACGACGCCGCCTCGATCGAGATCTCCCCGGCCGGGATCGGGGTCATCGGACCGGAGCGCGGCGTGCTGCAACACTGCAACCATTTCCTCGACGCTGACCTTGCGGCGGGGGAGCGGCACGCCACCGACCGGCCCAGCACATACCTCAGGCTCCAGCACCTCGAGGCCAACACCGAGGGCCTGAGCAGCGACGACCACACCACGCGGGCGCTGGCCATGCTCAGCCACGGCCCCGGCGCGCCCGTCTGCGCCCACCCCGACCTGACGCAGCCGATCAATCAGCGCTGGGAGACCGTCGCCACGATCGCGCTCGACGTGCCCGCAGGGCGGCTGCGGGTGCACAAGGGCGGCCCCTGCCAGGTCACGGAGGAGACCTGGCAGACCTTCTGA
- a CDS encoding aldehyde dehydrogenase family protein — MDLLNLIGGRWVEGEGEEFADTNPARPAEVVAHGRFASAREVERAVAAAREAAPGWAATPHHARAAVLLGAADIVDREADTWGAELAREEGKTLPEAVAEVRGAARILRYYAGEADRENGEIYASPRPGENVLVVRKPVGVIGMITPFNFPIAIPAWKIGPALSYGNTVVWKPSSLVPLLAYRLAQALTDSGLPAGVLNLVYGEAEAGSAIVDHAGVNAVSFTGSTAVGRAVIARCGELGKPVQTEMGGKNASIVLADADLEHAAEQVCLGAFRSTGQKCTATSRLILASQVADELLERVVARASALVVGDPLEAGVEMGPLVSSAARDRVSAGIVRAVEEGAKQLAGDGFRDRDGWFAPPTVLDLPGTGVDFWHTELFGPVVGAVRADGTEEALGLANLSDHGLSAALFTRDLGVALQAVQRLEVGVLHVNSESAGTFPYVPFGGTKQSGFGPKEQGRAAREFFTQTMTVYLGTPRERA, encoded by the coding sequence ATGGACCTTCTGAATCTCATTGGTGGTCGCTGGGTCGAGGGGGAGGGCGAGGAGTTCGCCGACACCAACCCGGCCCGGCCGGCGGAAGTGGTGGCGCACGGCCGGTTCGCCTCGGCGCGGGAGGTCGAGCGGGCGGTCGCGGCGGCCCGTGAGGCCGCACCCGGCTGGGCGGCCACCCCTCACCACGCCCGCGCCGCCGTCCTGCTGGGCGCGGCGGACATCGTGGACCGCGAGGCCGACACGTGGGGCGCCGAGCTGGCCCGCGAGGAGGGCAAGACGTTGCCCGAGGCGGTCGCCGAGGTGCGCGGCGCGGCCCGGATCCTGCGGTACTACGCGGGCGAGGCCGACCGGGAGAACGGTGAGATCTACGCCTCGCCACGGCCGGGCGAGAACGTCCTCGTCGTGCGCAAGCCGGTTGGCGTCATCGGCATGATCACGCCGTTCAATTTCCCGATCGCCATCCCGGCCTGGAAGATCGGGCCCGCGCTCAGCTACGGCAACACCGTCGTGTGGAAGCCGTCGTCGCTGGTGCCGCTGCTGGCGTACCGGCTGGCACAGGCCCTGACGGACTCCGGCCTGCCGGCCGGAGTGCTCAACCTCGTGTACGGCGAGGCCGAGGCAGGCTCCGCCATCGTCGACCACGCCGGCGTGAACGCCGTCTCCTTCACCGGCTCCACGGCGGTCGGCCGGGCCGTCATCGCCCGCTGCGGCGAGCTCGGCAAGCCGGTGCAGACCGAGATGGGCGGCAAGAACGCCTCGATCGTGCTCGCCGACGCCGACTTGGAACACGCCGCCGAGCAGGTGTGCCTGGGCGCGTTCCGCTCCACGGGGCAGAAGTGCACGGCCACGTCGCGGCTCATCCTGGCGTCCCAGGTGGCCGACGAGCTGCTCGAACGGGTCGTCGCCCGGGCCTCGGCCCTCGTGGTCGGTGACCCGCTGGAAGCGGGCGTGGAGATGGGGCCGCTGGTCAGCTCGGCCGCCAGGGACCGGGTGTCGGCCGGGATCGTGCGGGCCGTCGAGGAGGGGGCCAAGCAGCTCGCCGGCGACGGTTTCCGCGATCGTGACGGGTGGTTCGCGCCGCCGACCGTGCTCGACCTGCCGGGGACCGGCGTGGACTTCTGGCACACCGAGCTGTTCGGACCGGTGGTCGGCGCCGTGCGCGCGGACGGGACCGAGGAGGCGCTGGGCCTGGCGAACCTCAGCGACCATGGCCTGTCCGCCGCTCTCTTCACCCGGGACCTCGGGGTCGCGTTGCAGGCCGTGCAGCGGCTGGAGGTAGGGGTGCTGCACGTCAACTCCGAGTCGGCGGGGACGTTCCCGTACGTGCCGTTCGGCGGGACCAAGCAGAGCGGCTTCGGACCGAAGGAGCAGGGGCGGGCCGCACGCGAGTTCTTCACCCAGACCATGACCGTCTACCTCGGGACGCCGCGTGAGCGAGCGTAG